One window from the genome of Scatophagus argus isolate fScaArg1 chromosome 13, fScaArg1.pri, whole genome shotgun sequence encodes:
- the LOC124069925 gene encoding SUN domain-containing ossification factor-like isoform X1, producing MKMTPLLWRVVSVWLCVAVACRYPSCYVACTESHQEAQRPVSSQDISSEEESGEKFHDHKVEESWVLPAQSLSENEQLIKDKEQKEEQSTSPSEVDKNQYAEALEVKEPTAELEADKGISQTEPEPEQNSENQHPKSSITQEQDSASPHSSPDPLSDTSVDLKDNPSILNLQDDIAHSVSDDASDVVAPEITDSELPPADCEEEENNPYDSDSSPPVVLENTSSVNTAGAKTHTDPPLSSPASHSTQHLEANTSHMLKEQQDLSSTVTTETDSTVSGKDPEDIPTFDEWKRKVMEVEKEKTQSVHTSNNEASHMVKKIQKNFNNYASVECGAKILGANPEAKSTSAILRENMDLYMLNPCSNKIWFIIELCEPIQVKQLDIANFELFSSTPKDFLVSISDRYPTNKWLKLGTFHGRDERTVQSFPLDERLYAKYVKMFTKYIKVELVSHFGSEHFCPLSLIRVFGTSMVEEYEDIADPTEKPDDQDDDFENYPVGYAPDEVKLSKNLIGSAKGKYSNHGFLPHKVDFGDPRAGLQVTSFSDVYMFSSDVILKMVNDIAVNVLGGSPNMQGNISSQDVNMTDPSTQLKTTKQTTSTDFTSVPDSEEEKILLDSDIPVTVAPSTETLVPETPATNTSKQELLPTEEKFVIPLGKDEEEPISSTITLLDKEEEMDEEKVKRHHHERQEETLNYCPLLPSFSSSCSCAASLQEYLRRQCSALLSKRRKCQTVGRKQVIAPIQTSVWHQPLSPSATPEPQQHHSEVHHQHEKEQASELEPESRASPSETPQPSGSTAESHKESMSGPPLLEPSQTSSLPKPSAADSSSAKPTPIVETPQLSFDNPGKSQDVLAEEKHIEPSASLSGSIYVQPSVSATVDGTSVVPEEEEKSDSDISQAEISSPVQSPDKTDQTEILHPTTSPHLEHHPDPPAVPESGAASTEVTQPAPDFITELGRPLITENKMEDFAEDISASSPSSTASSPSSSTSPPHSDIYADPPNGTEQNGNLVHGSSQKESVFMRLNNRIKALEMNMSLSGRYLEQLSQRYRKQMEEMQKAFNKTIIKLQNTSRMAEEQDQRQTESIQLLQGQLENMTLLVLNLSVTVSQLQSEVSDRQNYLVLSLVLCLCLGLLLCANHCRIASLPPATEPEPPIAKSYTYCCPERQFSSCDEMGLKRSASYPLIHSESFQLNTTDDPEMLHAEDTQSLCPANRKRRRRKMKPMEKVETLKPSFHTAPELCNGGVVCNGGPVTTHPTPLAKRLLQPMFRDSPSEGSSEGSSHSDDPSFCGITTACTRICDGLPPAKTRVEKRASRRRRPKPSCTVVDLLQASRRDKSKPLPISTIHDMMNRKTEPSSATFGVNVALSGPV from the exons GTACCCTAGTTGCTATGTTGCTTGCACAGAGTCGCACCAAGAGGCCCAGAGGCCCGTGTCCTCACAGGACATCAGTTCGGAGGAAGAGTCAGGGGAAAAGTTTCATGATCACAAG GTTGAGGAAAGCTGGGTTTTACCTGCCCAGTCCCTATCTGAAAATGAGCAGTTGATAAAGGATaaagagcagaaagaagaaCAATCAACATCACCATCAGAGGTGGACAAAAATCAGTATGCAGAG GCCCTTGAAGTAAAGGAGCCCACTGCAGAGTTGGAAGCAGACAAAGGAATTTCACAAACTGAGCCAGAACCTGAGCAAAACTCAGAAAATCAGCATCCCAAATCTTCCATCACTCAAGAGCAGGACTCAGCCTCTCCGCACAGTTCACCTGACCCTCTCTCTGACACCTCTGTTGATCTTAAAGACAACCCCAGCATCCTTAATCTTCAGGATGACATTGCACATAG tgtttcgGATGATGCATCTGATGTAGTTGCACCTGAGATCACTGATTCAGAACTGCCTCCAGCTgactgtgaagaagaagagaacaaCCCCTATGACAGTGATAG cAGTCCTCCAGTAGTTCTGGAAAACACTTCCAGTGTTAACACTGCAGGAGCTAAAACTCACACTGACCCTCCTTTGAGTTCTCCAGCCAGCCATAGCACACAGCATCTGGAGGCCAACACGTCACACATGCTGAAAGAACAA cAGGACCTGAGCTCGACTGTTACCACAGAGACAGATTCCACTGTGAGTGGCAAAGACCCTGAGGATATCCCAACTTTTGATGAGTGGAAGCGGaaggtgatggaggtggagaaagaaaaga CTCAGTCTGTTCATACTTCTAACAATGAGGCTTCTCATATGGTGAAAAAGATCCAGAAGAACTTTAATAACTACGCCTCAGTGGAGTGTGGAGCCAAGATTCTTGGCGCTAACCCCGAGGCAAAG AGCACTTCGGCCATACTGAGGGAAAACATGGACTTATACATGTTAAATCCCTGTAGTAATAAAATCTG GTTCATCATTGAGCTCTGTGAGCCCATCCAGGTGAAGCAATTGGACATTGCTAACTTTGAGCTCTTCTCTTCCACTCCTAAAGACTTTCTCGTTTCCATTAGTGATAG ATATCCAACAAACAAGTGGCTTAAACTGGGAACCTTTCACGGCCGGGATGAGCGCACAGTTCAGAGCTTCCCATTAGATGAACGTCTTTATGCTAAATATGTAAAG ATGTTCACCAAGTACATAAAG gTAGAGCTGGTGTCTCACTTTGGTTCTGAACATTTCTGTCCCCTCAGTCTCATAAG ggtGTTTGGTACAAGTATGGTGGAAGAGTATGAGGATATAGCTGATCCCACAGAAAAACCAGATGATCAGGATGATGACTTTGAAA ATTATCCTGTTGGATATGCACCTGATGAAGTCAAGTTATCCAAGAATCTGATTGGATCAGCAAAAGGTAAGTATAGCAATCATGGATTTTTACCGCATAAAGTGGACTTTGGTGATCCCAGAGCAGGACTACAAGTAACTTCTTTCTCTGATGTTTACATGTTCTCTTCAGATGTCATTTTGAAGATGGTAAATGATATAGCTGTCAATGTTCTCGGCGGAAGCCCAAATATGCAAG gaaacatttcatcacaggaTGTAAACATGACTGATCCATCAACCCAACTTAAAAccaccaaacaaacaaccagTACAGACTTTACTTCAGT TCCAGACTCTGAAGAGGAAAAGATTTTACTAGACTCTGATATCCCTGTCACAGTAGCACCCTCTACAGAGACCCTCGTGCCAGAGACCCCTGCCACCAATACAAGCAAACAAGAGCTCCTCCCAACAGAGGAAAAATTTGTGATTCCTTTAGGGAAAGATGAGGAAGAACCTATCAGCTCTACAATCACCCTTTTGGataaagaggaggagatggatgaagaaaaagtgaaaaggcaTCATCATGAGCGACAAGAAGAAACCCTAAACTACTGTCCGTTActtccttcattttcttcctcttgctcTTGTGCAGCTTCCCTCCAGGAGTATCTCCGTCGGCAGTGTTCAGCCCTGCTCTCCAAAAGAAGGAAGTGCCAAACTGTGGGCAGGAAGCAAGTGATTGCTCCCATCCAAACATCCGTCTGGCACCAACCCTTGTCTCCTTCTGCCACCCCTGAACCTCAACAGCACCACAGTGAGGTACATCATCAACATGAAAAAGAACAAGCTTCTGAACTGGAGCCAGAGAGCAGAGCCAGCCCATCAGAAACCCCACAGCCTTCGGGGAGCACAGCAGAGTCtcacaaagagtccatgtcAGGACCTCCTCTGCTGGAGCCCAGTCAAACCTCAAGCCTCCCCAAACCCAGTGCCGCTGACTCATCATCTGCCAAACCTACCCCTATTGTGGAGACACCACAGCTGTCTTTTGACAATCCAGGAAAGAGCCAGGACGTGCTGGCTGAAGAGAAGCACATTGAACCCTCAGCCTCTCTCAGTGGCTCCATCTATGTGCAGCCCAGTGTCAGTGCTACTGTGGATGGTACCTCAGTGGtgccagaagaagaagagaaatctgattctgatatttctCAAGCAGAGATAAGTTCCCCTGTCCAAAGCCCAGATAAGACAGATCAAACTGAAATCCTCCATCCCACCACCTCCCCTCATTTAGAACATCACCCTGACCCACCAGCTGTACCTGAAAGTGGTGCTGCTTCCACTGAAGTAACCCAGCCTGCTCCAGACTTCATCACAGAACTTGGTCGCCCACtcatcacagaaaataaaatggaagaTTTTGCAGAAGACATCTCTGCATCATCTCCCTCCTCTACTGCTTCCTCTCCTTCATCGTCTACCTCACCGCCCCACTCGGACATCTATGCAGATCCCCCCAATGGCACAGAGCAGAACGGGAACCTGGTGCATGGCTCCAGCCAGAAAGAGTCTGTCTTCATGAGACTCAATAACCGCATCAAGGCTCTGGAGATGAACATGTCACTTAGCGGACGTTACCTGGAGCAGCTAAGCCAGAG GTATCGAAAACAGATGGAGGAGATGCAGAAAGCTTTCAACAAAACCATCATTAAACTCCAGAACACCTCAAGAATGGCAGAGGAGCAG GACCAGCGTCAGACTGAATCCATTCAGTTGCTGCAGGGGCAACTGGAGAATATGACTCTGCTGGTTCTCAACCTGTCTGTCACAGTCAGCCAGCTGCAGAGTGAG GTGTCAGACAGGCAGAACTACCTGGTGCTGTCTCTGGTGTTGTGCCTGTGTCTcggcctgctgctgtgtgccaACCACTGCCGCATCGCTAGTCTTCCTCCAGCCACAGAACCAGAGCCACCCATAGCTAAGAGCTACACCTACTGCTGCCCCGAAAG GCAGTTCTCTTCCTGTGATGAGATGGGCTTGAAGAGGAGTGCATCCTATCCACTCATACACTCTGAGTCGTTCCAGTTAAACACCACTGACG ACCCAGAAATGTTGCAtgcagaggacacacagagtCTTTGTCCAGCTAACAGAAAG AGGAGACGTCGTAAGATGAAACCCATGGAGAAAGTGGAGACTCTGAAACCCTCTTTTCACACTGCTCCAGAACTGTGTAATGGAGGTGTTGTATGTAATGGTGGACCTGTCACCACACACCCCACACCTCTTGCAAAAAGGTTGCTTCAACCCATGTTTAGAGACTCGCCATCAGAGGGCAGTTCGGAGGGATCTTCACATTCAGATGACCCCTCCTTCTGTGGCATCACCACAGCTTGCACCCGAATATGTGATGGGCTTCCTCCAGCCAAGACCCGGGTGGAGAAACGGGCATCAAGACGCAGGCGTCCTAAGCCCAGTTGCACAGTGGTGGACTTACTTCAGGCCTCAAGGAGAGACAAGAGCAAACCATTGCCCATCTCTACCATACATGACATGatgaacaggaaaacagagcCAAGCTCTGCGACATTTGGGGTGAATGTTGCCCTCTCAGGACCTGTTTGA
- the LOC124069925 gene encoding SUN domain-containing ossification factor-like isoform X3, translated as MKMTPLLWRVVSVWLCVAVACRYPSCYVACTESHQEAQRPVSSQDISSEEESGEKFHDHKVEESWVLPAQSLSENEQLIKDKEQKEEQSTSPSEVDKNQYAEALEVKEPTAELEADKGISQTEPEPEQNSENQHPKSSITQEQDSASPHSSPDPLSDTSVDLKDNPSILNLQDDIAHSVSDDASDVVAPEITDSELPPADCEEEENNPYDSDSPPVVLENTSSVNTAGAKTHTDPPLSSPASHSTQHLEANTSHMLKEQQDLSSTVTTETDSTVSGKDPEDIPTFDEWKRKVMEVEKEKTQSVHTSNNEASHMVKKIQKNFNNYASVECGAKILGANPEAKSTSAILRENMDLYMLNPCSNKIWFIIELCEPIQVKQLDIANFELFSSTPKDFLVSISDRYPTNKWLKLGTFHGRDERTVQSFPLDERLYAKYVKMFTKYIKVELVSHFGSEHFCPLSLIRVFGTSMVEEYEDIADPTEKPDDQDDDFENYPVGYAPDEVKLSKNLIGSAKGKYSNHGFLPHKVDFGDPRAGLQVTSFSDVYMFSSDVILKMVNDIAVNVLGGSPNMQGNISSQDVNMTDPSTQLKTTKQTTSTDFTSVPDSEEEKILLDSDIPVTVAPSTETLVPETPATNTSKQELLPTEEKFVIPLGKDEEEPISSTITLLDKEEEMDEEKVKRHHHERQEETLNYCPLLPSFSSSCSCAASLQEYLRRQCSALLSKRRKCQTVGRKQVIAPIQTSVWHQPLSPSATPEPQQHHSEVHHQHEKEQASELEPESRASPSETPQPSGSTAESHKESMSGPPLLEPSQTSSLPKPSAADSSSAKPTPIVETPQLSFDNPGKSQDVLAEEKHIEPSASLSGSIYVQPSVSATVDGTSVVPEEEEKSDSDISQAEISSPVQSPDKTDQTEILHPTTSPHLEHHPDPPAVPESGAASTEVTQPAPDFITELGRPLITENKMEDFAEDISASSPSSTASSPSSSTSPPHSDIYADPPNGTEQNGNLVHGSSQKESVFMRLNNRIKALEMNMSLSGRYLEQLSQRYRKQMEEMQKAFNKTIIKLQNTSRMAEEQDQRQTESIQLLQGQLENMTLLVLNLSVTVSQLQSEVSDRQNYLVLSLVLCLCLGLLLCANHCRIASLPPATEPEPPIAKSYTYCCPERQFSSCDEMGLKRSASYPLIHSESFQLNTTDDPEMLHAEDTQSLCPANRKRRRRKMKPMEKVETLKPSFHTAPELCNGGVVCNGGPVTTHPTPLAKRLLQPMFRDSPSEGSSEGSSHSDDPSFCGITTACTRICDGLPPAKTRVEKRASRRRRPKPSCTVVDLLQASRRDKSKPLPISTIHDMMNRKTEPSSATFGVNVALSGPV; from the exons GTACCCTAGTTGCTATGTTGCTTGCACAGAGTCGCACCAAGAGGCCCAGAGGCCCGTGTCCTCACAGGACATCAGTTCGGAGGAAGAGTCAGGGGAAAAGTTTCATGATCACAAG GTTGAGGAAAGCTGGGTTTTACCTGCCCAGTCCCTATCTGAAAATGAGCAGTTGATAAAGGATaaagagcagaaagaagaaCAATCAACATCACCATCAGAGGTGGACAAAAATCAGTATGCAGAG GCCCTTGAAGTAAAGGAGCCCACTGCAGAGTTGGAAGCAGACAAAGGAATTTCACAAACTGAGCCAGAACCTGAGCAAAACTCAGAAAATCAGCATCCCAAATCTTCCATCACTCAAGAGCAGGACTCAGCCTCTCCGCACAGTTCACCTGACCCTCTCTCTGACACCTCTGTTGATCTTAAAGACAACCCCAGCATCCTTAATCTTCAGGATGACATTGCACATAG tgtttcgGATGATGCATCTGATGTAGTTGCACCTGAGATCACTGATTCAGAACTGCCTCCAGCTgactgtgaagaagaagagaacaaCCCCTATGACAGTGATAG TCCTCCAGTAGTTCTGGAAAACACTTCCAGTGTTAACACTGCAGGAGCTAAAACTCACACTGACCCTCCTTTGAGTTCTCCAGCCAGCCATAGCACACAGCATCTGGAGGCCAACACGTCACACATGCTGAAAGAACAA cAGGACCTGAGCTCGACTGTTACCACAGAGACAGATTCCACTGTGAGTGGCAAAGACCCTGAGGATATCCCAACTTTTGATGAGTGGAAGCGGaaggtgatggaggtggagaaagaaaaga CTCAGTCTGTTCATACTTCTAACAATGAGGCTTCTCATATGGTGAAAAAGATCCAGAAGAACTTTAATAACTACGCCTCAGTGGAGTGTGGAGCCAAGATTCTTGGCGCTAACCCCGAGGCAAAG AGCACTTCGGCCATACTGAGGGAAAACATGGACTTATACATGTTAAATCCCTGTAGTAATAAAATCTG GTTCATCATTGAGCTCTGTGAGCCCATCCAGGTGAAGCAATTGGACATTGCTAACTTTGAGCTCTTCTCTTCCACTCCTAAAGACTTTCTCGTTTCCATTAGTGATAG ATATCCAACAAACAAGTGGCTTAAACTGGGAACCTTTCACGGCCGGGATGAGCGCACAGTTCAGAGCTTCCCATTAGATGAACGTCTTTATGCTAAATATGTAAAG ATGTTCACCAAGTACATAAAG gTAGAGCTGGTGTCTCACTTTGGTTCTGAACATTTCTGTCCCCTCAGTCTCATAAG ggtGTTTGGTACAAGTATGGTGGAAGAGTATGAGGATATAGCTGATCCCACAGAAAAACCAGATGATCAGGATGATGACTTTGAAA ATTATCCTGTTGGATATGCACCTGATGAAGTCAAGTTATCCAAGAATCTGATTGGATCAGCAAAAGGTAAGTATAGCAATCATGGATTTTTACCGCATAAAGTGGACTTTGGTGATCCCAGAGCAGGACTACAAGTAACTTCTTTCTCTGATGTTTACATGTTCTCTTCAGATGTCATTTTGAAGATGGTAAATGATATAGCTGTCAATGTTCTCGGCGGAAGCCCAAATATGCAAG gaaacatttcatcacaggaTGTAAACATGACTGATCCATCAACCCAACTTAAAAccaccaaacaaacaaccagTACAGACTTTACTTCAGT TCCAGACTCTGAAGAGGAAAAGATTTTACTAGACTCTGATATCCCTGTCACAGTAGCACCCTCTACAGAGACCCTCGTGCCAGAGACCCCTGCCACCAATACAAGCAAACAAGAGCTCCTCCCAACAGAGGAAAAATTTGTGATTCCTTTAGGGAAAGATGAGGAAGAACCTATCAGCTCTACAATCACCCTTTTGGataaagaggaggagatggatgaagaaaaagtgaaaaggcaTCATCATGAGCGACAAGAAGAAACCCTAAACTACTGTCCGTTActtccttcattttcttcctcttgctcTTGTGCAGCTTCCCTCCAGGAGTATCTCCGTCGGCAGTGTTCAGCCCTGCTCTCCAAAAGAAGGAAGTGCCAAACTGTGGGCAGGAAGCAAGTGATTGCTCCCATCCAAACATCCGTCTGGCACCAACCCTTGTCTCCTTCTGCCACCCCTGAACCTCAACAGCACCACAGTGAGGTACATCATCAACATGAAAAAGAACAAGCTTCTGAACTGGAGCCAGAGAGCAGAGCCAGCCCATCAGAAACCCCACAGCCTTCGGGGAGCACAGCAGAGTCtcacaaagagtccatgtcAGGACCTCCTCTGCTGGAGCCCAGTCAAACCTCAAGCCTCCCCAAACCCAGTGCCGCTGACTCATCATCTGCCAAACCTACCCCTATTGTGGAGACACCACAGCTGTCTTTTGACAATCCAGGAAAGAGCCAGGACGTGCTGGCTGAAGAGAAGCACATTGAACCCTCAGCCTCTCTCAGTGGCTCCATCTATGTGCAGCCCAGTGTCAGTGCTACTGTGGATGGTACCTCAGTGGtgccagaagaagaagagaaatctgattctgatatttctCAAGCAGAGATAAGTTCCCCTGTCCAAAGCCCAGATAAGACAGATCAAACTGAAATCCTCCATCCCACCACCTCCCCTCATTTAGAACATCACCCTGACCCACCAGCTGTACCTGAAAGTGGTGCTGCTTCCACTGAAGTAACCCAGCCTGCTCCAGACTTCATCACAGAACTTGGTCGCCCACtcatcacagaaaataaaatggaagaTTTTGCAGAAGACATCTCTGCATCATCTCCCTCCTCTACTGCTTCCTCTCCTTCATCGTCTACCTCACCGCCCCACTCGGACATCTATGCAGATCCCCCCAATGGCACAGAGCAGAACGGGAACCTGGTGCATGGCTCCAGCCAGAAAGAGTCTGTCTTCATGAGACTCAATAACCGCATCAAGGCTCTGGAGATGAACATGTCACTTAGCGGACGTTACCTGGAGCAGCTAAGCCAGAG GTATCGAAAACAGATGGAGGAGATGCAGAAAGCTTTCAACAAAACCATCATTAAACTCCAGAACACCTCAAGAATGGCAGAGGAGCAG GACCAGCGTCAGACTGAATCCATTCAGTTGCTGCAGGGGCAACTGGAGAATATGACTCTGCTGGTTCTCAACCTGTCTGTCACAGTCAGCCAGCTGCAGAGTGAG GTGTCAGACAGGCAGAACTACCTGGTGCTGTCTCTGGTGTTGTGCCTGTGTCTcggcctgctgctgtgtgccaACCACTGCCGCATCGCTAGTCTTCCTCCAGCCACAGAACCAGAGCCACCCATAGCTAAGAGCTACACCTACTGCTGCCCCGAAAG GCAGTTCTCTTCCTGTGATGAGATGGGCTTGAAGAGGAGTGCATCCTATCCACTCATACACTCTGAGTCGTTCCAGTTAAACACCACTGACG ACCCAGAAATGTTGCAtgcagaggacacacagagtCTTTGTCCAGCTAACAGAAAG AGGAGACGTCGTAAGATGAAACCCATGGAGAAAGTGGAGACTCTGAAACCCTCTTTTCACACTGCTCCAGAACTGTGTAATGGAGGTGTTGTATGTAATGGTGGACCTGTCACCACACACCCCACACCTCTTGCAAAAAGGTTGCTTCAACCCATGTTTAGAGACTCGCCATCAGAGGGCAGTTCGGAGGGATCTTCACATTCAGATGACCCCTCCTTCTGTGGCATCACCACAGCTTGCACCCGAATATGTGATGGGCTTCCTCCAGCCAAGACCCGGGTGGAGAAACGGGCATCAAGACGCAGGCGTCCTAAGCCCAGTTGCACAGTGGTGGACTTACTTCAGGCCTCAAGGAGAGACAAGAGCAAACCATTGCCCATCTCTACCATACATGACATGatgaacaggaaaacagagcCAAGCTCTGCGACATTTGGGGTGAATGTTGCCCTCTCAGGACCTGTTTGA